The proteins below come from a single Salinilacihabitans rarus genomic window:
- a CDS encoding ornithine cyclodeaminase family protein, with protein sequence METLLLDSDEVDENARLPDVIRAVEEAFAAYERGDAQMPPKSYIDLPQYDGDFRSMPSYMDAGEWDAAGIKWVNVHPNNPADHDLPTVMGTMVYSDPETAFPLAIMDGTALTMKRTGAAAAVATDHLAVEDATSLGLVGAGVQSYTQLEAIAEVRPIEEVVVSDVDDERVQRFIDAYGDEFDVRDGSISEAGGCDVLSTVTPVEDPIVGPDDVGEHTHVNAMGADAEGKHELADDLLLSATVVIDDHEQCTHSGEVNVPYGEGVLGDEDIYGEIGEIVVGERDGRTADTGVTVFDSTGLAIQDVAAAHVTYENAREDGAGYEFGMIDTGVQ encoded by the coding sequence ATGGAAACGCTGCTCCTGGACAGCGACGAGGTCGACGAGAACGCGCGGCTCCCGGACGTGATCCGCGCGGTCGAGGAGGCCTTCGCGGCCTACGAGCGCGGCGACGCCCAGATGCCGCCGAAGTCCTACATCGACCTGCCCCAGTACGACGGGGACTTCCGGTCGATGCCGTCGTACATGGACGCCGGCGAGTGGGACGCGGCCGGGATCAAGTGGGTGAACGTCCACCCGAACAACCCCGCCGACCACGACCTGCCGACCGTCATGGGGACGATGGTCTACTCCGATCCCGAGACGGCGTTCCCGCTCGCGATCATGGACGGGACGGCGCTGACGATGAAACGCACCGGCGCCGCCGCCGCGGTCGCCACCGACCACCTCGCCGTCGAGGACGCCACCAGCCTGGGACTCGTCGGCGCCGGCGTCCAGTCGTACACGCAACTGGAGGCCATCGCCGAGGTCCGGCCCATCGAGGAGGTCGTCGTCAGCGACGTCGACGACGAGCGCGTCCAGCGCTTTATCGACGCCTACGGCGACGAGTTCGACGTCCGCGACGGCTCCATCTCGGAGGCGGGGGGCTGTGACGTGCTCTCGACGGTGACGCCCGTCGAGGACCCCATCGTCGGCCCGGACGACGTCGGCGAGCACACCCACGTCAACGCGATGGGCGCCGACGCCGAGGGCAAACACGAACTCGCCGACGACCTCCTGCTGTCGGCGACGGTCGTCATCGACGACCACGAGCAGTGTACCCACTCCGGCGAGGTCAACGTCCCCTACGGCGAGGGCGTCCTCGGCGACGAGGACATCTACGGCGAGATCGGCGAGATCGTCGTCGGCGAGCGGGACGGCCGGACGGCCGACACGGGCGTCACCGTCTTCGACTCGACCGGGCTGGCGATCCAGGACGTCGCGGCCGCCCACGTCACCTACGAGAACGCCCGCGAGGACGGGGCCGGCTACGAGTTCGGCATGATCGACACGGGCGTCCAGTAA
- the thsA gene encoding thermosome subunit alpha encodes MGNQPLIVLSEESQRTSGKDAQSMNITAGKAVSEAVRTTLGPKGMDKMLVDSTGSVVVTNDGVTILKEMDIDHPAANMIVEVAETQEDEVGDGTTSAVVVAGELLKRAEDLLEQDIHATTLVQGYRQAAEKAREAVEEVAIDVEPDDEEVLNQIAATAMTGKGAENAKELLAELVVDAVQAIADEDGIDTDNVKVEKVVGGSIENSELVEGVIVDKERVSENMPYFVEDANVAIVDGALEVKETEIDAEVNVTDPDQLQQFLEQEEQQLEEMVDALADAGADAVFVDKGIDDMAQHYLAQEGILAVRRVKSSDATRLARATGARPVSDVSEITEDDLGHAGSVAQKDVAGDQRIFVEDVEDAKAVTLILRGGTEHVIDEVDRAIEDSLGVVRTTIEDGKVLAGGGAPEIELSLVLRDFADSVGGREQLAIEAFADALEVVPRTLAENAGLDPIDSLVELRSAHDGGATGDGLDAYTGEVVDMGDDGVYEPLRVKTQAIESATEAAVMLLRIDDVIAAGDLKGGGSDDDEGDDMPAGGMGGGMGGMGGMGGMGGMGGAM; translated from the coding sequence ACGCTCGGCCCGAAGGGGATGGACAAGATGCTCGTCGACTCGACGGGCTCGGTCGTCGTCACCAACGACGGCGTCACCATCCTCAAGGAGATGGACATCGACCACCCGGCGGCCAACATGATCGTCGAGGTCGCCGAGACCCAGGAGGACGAGGTCGGCGACGGGACGACCTCGGCGGTCGTCGTCGCGGGTGAACTGCTCAAGCGCGCCGAGGACCTGCTCGAACAGGACATCCACGCGACCACGCTCGTCCAGGGCTACCGGCAGGCCGCCGAGAAGGCCCGCGAGGCGGTCGAGGAGGTCGCCATCGACGTCGAACCCGACGACGAGGAGGTCCTCAACCAGATCGCCGCGACGGCGATGACGGGCAAGGGCGCCGAGAACGCCAAGGAACTGCTGGCCGAACTCGTCGTCGACGCCGTCCAGGCCATCGCCGACGAGGACGGCATCGACACGGACAACGTCAAGGTCGAGAAGGTCGTCGGCGGCTCGATCGAGAACTCCGAACTCGTCGAGGGCGTCATCGTCGACAAGGAGCGCGTCTCCGAGAACATGCCCTACTTCGTCGAGGACGCCAACGTCGCCATCGTCGACGGCGCCCTCGAGGTCAAAGAGACCGAGATCGACGCCGAGGTCAACGTCACCGACCCCGACCAGCTCCAGCAGTTCCTCGAACAGGAGGAACAGCAACTCGAGGAGATGGTCGACGCGCTCGCCGACGCCGGCGCCGACGCCGTCTTCGTCGACAAGGGCATCGACGACATGGCCCAGCACTACCTCGCCCAGGAGGGCATCCTCGCGGTCCGGCGCGTGAAGTCCTCGGACGCCACGCGGCTGGCCCGCGCCACCGGCGCCCGCCCCGTCTCCGACGTCTCGGAGATCACCGAGGACGACCTCGGCCACGCGGGTAGCGTCGCCCAGAAGGACGTCGCGGGCGACCAGCGCATCTTCGTCGAGGACGTCGAGGACGCCAAGGCCGTCACGCTCATCCTCCGTGGCGGCACCGAGCACGTCATCGACGAGGTCGACCGCGCCATCGAGGACTCGCTGGGCGTCGTCCGCACGACCATCGAGGACGGCAAGGTGCTCGCCGGCGGCGGCGCGCCCGAGATCGAACTCTCGCTCGTGTTGCGGGACTTCGCCGACTCCGTCGGCGGCCGCGAGCAACTCGCGATCGAGGCCTTCGCCGACGCCCTCGAAGTCGTCCCGCGCACCCTCGCGGAGAACGCCGGGCTCGACCCCATCGACTCGCTCGTCGAACTCCGCAGCGCCCACGACGGCGGCGCCACCGGCGACGGGCTGGACGCCTACACCGGCGAGGTCGTCGACATGGGAGACGACGGCGTCTACGAACCCCTGCGCGTGAAGACTCAGGCCATCGAGTCGGCCACCGAGGCCGCCGTCATGCTGTTGCGCATCGACGACGTGATCGCCGCCGGCGACCTGAAAGGCGGCGGCTCCGACGACGACGAGGGCGACGACATGCCCGCCGGCGGTATGGGCGGCGGCATGGGCGGTATGGGCGGTATGGGCGGTATGGGCGGCATGGGCGGCGCGATGTGA
- a CDS encoding DUF7535 family protein: MSADDDESGSERTLRTVTPSYHGRPDREMTLIGWAYFLGLLIVLLPLLPFAIILWLVSRLLDAVADSGEEA; encoded by the coding sequence ATGAGCGCGGACGACGACGAATCGGGATCCGAACGAACGCTGCGAACCGTCACGCCGTCGTACCACGGCCGCCCCGACCGGGAGATGACCCTGATCGGCTGGGCGTACTTCCTCGGCCTGCTGATCGTCCTGCTCCCGTTGCTCCCGTTCGCGATCATCCTGTGGCTCGTCAGCCGGTTGCTGGACGCGGTCGCGGACTCCGGCGAGGAAGCATGA
- a CDS encoding YqjF family protein, with the protein MSRREATERERRRRGRRSGPETPWLPFPFSMTWRDGAFFHWPVDPDRLRPHVPAPLDLETRDGRAWLSVVPFVLARTGLRGSPPAARLTFPEVNLRTYVTCGGLSGLYFFSIDLDGPLLATAARYATGVPCFHARQRVARVDDRIAFASARREGDRPAAFEAVYRPRGAASRADHDSLAGWLVERRRTFVPRGGRVYVAEISHDPWPLKRADATIEANDLFAAADLPTPSGDPRVSYCDRLEITGSVLRRFDPW; encoded by the coding sequence ATGAGCCGGCGCGAAGCGACCGAACGCGAGCGTCGCCGCCGCGGCCGCCGGTCGGGCCCCGAGACGCCGTGGTTACCCTTCCCGTTCTCGATGACCTGGCGCGACGGGGCCTTCTTCCACTGGCCGGTCGACCCCGACCGACTCCGCCCGCACGTCCCGGCCCCGCTCGACCTCGAGACCCGCGACGGGCGGGCGTGGCTCAGCGTCGTCCCGTTCGTCCTCGCCCGGACGGGCCTCCGGGGTTCGCCGCCGGCCGCCCGGCTGACGTTCCCCGAGGTGAACCTCCGGACGTACGTCACCTGCGGTGGGCTCTCCGGGCTCTACTTCTTCAGTATCGACCTCGACGGGCCGCTGCTGGCGACCGCGGCCCGGTACGCGACCGGCGTCCCCTGCTTTCACGCCCGCCAGCGGGTGGCCCGCGTCGACGACCGGATCGCCTTCGCGAGCGCCCGCCGCGAGGGCGACCGCCCCGCGGCGTTCGAGGCCGTCTACCGGCCCCGCGGGGCGGCCAGCCGCGCCGATCACGACTCGCTTGCGGGCTGGCTGGTCGAGCGCCGGCGGACGTTCGTCCCCCGCGGCGGCCGCGTCTACGTCGCCGAAATCTCCCACGACCCCTGGCCGCTGAAGCGGGCCGACGCGACGATCGAGGCGAACGACCTGTTCGCGGCCGCCGACCTCCCGACGCCGTCGGGGGACCCTCGCGTCTCCTACTGCGACCGCCTCGAGATCACGGGGTCGGTGCTCCGGCGGTTCGACCCGTGGTGA